In Macrobrachium rosenbergii isolate ZJJX-2024 chromosome 6, ASM4041242v1, whole genome shotgun sequence, a genomic segment contains:
- the LOC136839468 gene encoding uncharacterized protein isoform X1, with protein sequence MLPMASQSKESKFGREDIYFGKFYKAATNTNKRLLKDVFMVLFYKSCVLPLESWPSTVEEYCLSVLRWSKTKYRDSFNAEERKLLSIPLESLDGDTSLMNKMMLKLFVDANLPKSFFNALRELKNVRNRVCHDQLDFSAEMLEANMEDLKSIFRKFLNEFGDAWDYDVSDYEYNYCNEVDEIMAAPITEEGLSYFEKVEKFREDLMGKFITYGRKELFVFYKKLKVLNPFTWLKDEKFPELQVDKIFTPLHISDECRTVDIENLLVTEVFVEEDNEYICKGEIPSVVMLTGIAGCGKTSLCRYLLHDWRNKLDKVINMRSVDILILVEARSVVTSSLVSFLQQVLLKETCSHFEEKDIILTLQKLNVLYLVDGVDEATDIGRKLLEEIFSVLGTSRLILTTRPEFTSSIAESIHNHHLSYIKLQIHGFADAGVAKFTSKIFHSLENDEKLRRHQEEECLKFLRTAGIHLGSHLKIPLTVALLIILWRDEKSTVTNITSVTKLYLEIFKMCSMKMLSRVRKSASSYVFREDFVEKWLLELGHHAYNMVKEDEYIISDRRKNLLTSFCNKHNIDCIHALSSFLVCEVQESLFGPQYSFTFIHKSQMEYLAGKYFAHMFTVNFENYRNDDPEVIEKTKSLSPFRSRADMTFKGILEMRKMMNVYVFMIGHLCMNVHKTDNLISMVTESVLSIAQMDHNLPAIWRLVQESEHHPLVCKMVSDAISGKFVWMPGEELCDPSDPIFQLLKYTDFVPKKISVRIINSTQGILAKGEKKTLVLRPYENLVPLLRCLGKKPAAEIIVRADQHFYNWGDQETTDHLLEALALRGNLTTFMGHLGVPGAKFIKSFESIKVLDIRISSTEALHALSVSLTALSMKAGVEMNLRLDIPREVSPSSLPRFGSSFAFTISLFEITDGNASWAIEVISQLSKQYVGIELLSSKLCSSALKIFLRTLMAEKVKIKGKIFMPLFCRFSEKEIKKLKKCVNCKLDLW encoded by the coding sequence ATGCTTCCAATGGCCTCACAGTCCAAGGAATCTAAATTTGGGAGAGAAGATATCTATTTTGGAAAGTTTTATAAGGCAGCAACAAATACCAATAAGAGACTgttaaaagatgtttttatggttttgttttataAGAGTTGTGTATTACCGTTGGAGAGCTGGCCAAGCACAGTGGAGGAATACTGCTTGAGTGTTTTAAGGTGGTCGAAAACAAAGTACAGAGATTCCTTCAATGCAGAGGAAAGAAAACTTCTCAGTATACCCTTGGAGTCGTTGGATGGAGATACCTCACTGATGAACAAGATGATGCTGAAATTATTTGTCGATGCAAATCTACCCAAATCCTTTTTCAACGCCCTTCGTGAGCTCAAAAATGTCAGAAACCGGGTATGTCACGATCAGCTTGATTTCAGTGCTGAAATGTTGGAAGCAAATATGGAGGACTTGAAGAGTATATTCAGgaagtttttaaatgaatttggaGATGCCTGGGATTATGACGTCTCAGATTATGAgtataattattgtaatgaaGTGGATGAAATCATGGCAGCCCCCATTACTGAGGAGGGCTTAAGTTATTTTGAGAAAGTAGAAAAGTTTCGTGAAGACCTAATGGGAAAATTTATAACATATGGTCGGAAggagctttttgttttttataaaaagcTCAAAGTCCTCAATCCTTTCACTTGGCTTAAAGATGAAAAGTTTCCGGAGTTGCAAGTAGATAAGATATTTACACCATTGCACATAAGTGATGAATGTAGAACAGTTGATATTGAAAACTTGTTAGTGACTGAAGTATTTGTTGAAGAGgacaatgaatatatatgtaagggCGAAATACCCTCAGTTGTTATGTTGACTGGTATTGCTGGTTGTGGTAAAACTTCTCTGTGCAGATATTTGTTACATGATTGGAGAAATAAGCTTGACAAGGTGATTAATATGAGATCTGTTGATATTCTAATTCTAGTAGAAGCTAGGAGTGTTGTAACAAGTTCTCTTGTATCATTCTTGCAACAAGTGTTGTTGAAAGAAACTTGTAGTCACTTTGAAGAAAAGGATATAATACTAACACTGCAGAAACTGAATGTTCTTTACCTAGTGGATGGTGTAGATGAGGCAACCGACATTGGGCGAAAGTTACTGGAGGAAATATTTTCCGTACTCGGCACCTCAAGATTAATTTTAACCACTCGACCAGAATTTACTTCAAGTATTGCTGAGTCCATTCACAATCATCATCTCTCCTACATAAAGTTGCAGATTCATGGCTTTGCTGATGCTGGCGTTGCCAAATTCACATCCAAAATATtccattcattagagaatgacgAGAAACTGAGAAGGCATCAGGAGGAGGAGTGTCTAAAGTTCCTAAGAACTGCTGGTATCCATCTTGGTAGCCACCTGAAAATTCCTCTAACTGTAGCACTTTTGATCATCCTTTGGAGAGATGAAAAGTCTACAGTAACAAATATTACATCAGTTACCAAATTATACTTGGAGATATTCAAGATGTGTTCCATGAAAATGCTATCACGTGTCAGGAAATCCGCTTCATCTTATGTGTTTCGTGAAGACTTTGTAGAAAAATGGTTATTAGAACTTGGCCACCATGCTTATAATATGGTTAAGGAAGATGAATATATCATAAGTGACCGAAGAAAGAATCTCCTCACGTCTTTTTGCAATAAACATAATATCGATTGTATTCATGCTTTGTCCTCTTTTCTCGTGTGTGAAGTTCAAGAAAGCTTATTCGGTCCCCAGTactctttcacttttattcataaGAGTCAGATGGAATATTTAGCAGGGAAGTATTTTGCTCATATGTTCAcagtgaattttgaaaattacagaaatgaTGACCCAGAAgtaattgaaaaaacaaaaagcttgAGTCCATTCCGAAGTCGGGCAGATATGACATTTAAGGGAATattggaaatgagaaaaatgatgaaTGTATACGTTTTCATGATTGGACATCTCTGTATGAATGTCCATAAAACAGACAATCTCATTTCCATGGTAACAGAAAGCGTGCTAAGCATAGCACAAATGGATCACAATCTTCCAGCGATTTGGCGCTTAGTTCAAGAATCTGAACACCACCCTTTGGTGTGCAAAATGGTCTCAGACGCAATTTCTGGCAAATTTGTTTGGATGCCAGGAGAAGAACTATGTGATCCCTCAGATCCAATCTTTCAATTGCTGAAATACACTGATTTTGTTCCAAAGAAAATTTCGGTCAGAATAATTAACAGCACTCAGGGCATATTagcaaaaggagagaaaaagacactTGTATTAAGACCCTATGAGAATTTGGTTCCTTTGCTGCGTTGCCTTGGAAAGAAACCCGCTGCAGAGATCATCGTCAGAGCTGATCAACATTTTTATAACTGGGGGGATCAAGAGACGACAGATCATCTGCTCGAGGCACTGGCTCTAAGAGGTAACTTGACCACCTTTATGGGACATTTAGGTGTACCTGGTGCTAAATTTATTAAGTCATTTGAATCAATAAAGGTCTTAGATATAAGAATCTCAAGTACAGAGGCCCTACATGCTCTCAGTGTGTCCTTGACTGCTCTGAGCATGAAAGCGGGCGTAGAAATGAATTTACGTTTGGATATACCTCGCGAGGTATCGCCATCATCTCTTCCTAGGTTCGGTAGCTCTTTTGCTTTCACCATCAGTCTGTTTGAAATTACTGATGGAAATGCTTCATGGGCTATTGAAGTCATATCTCAGCTAAGCAAACAGTATGTGGGAATTGAACTTTTGTCTTCAAAACTTTGCAGTAGTGCCCTTAAAATCTTTTTGCGTACCCTAATGGCTGAAAAAGTTAAgatcaaaggaaaaatttttatgcCTCTCTTCTGCAGATTTagtgagaaagagataaagaaattaaagaaatgtgtTAATTGCAAATTAGATCTGTGGTAA